The following coding sequences lie in one Eubacterium ventriosum genomic window:
- a CDS encoding helix-turn-helix domain-containing protein: protein MYSIGEIISSYRKKKGLLQQDLADELAKEGITISYKAISNWERNLAEPSVTIFYKVCRILGVTNMYEAYFGVNPTDPFSSLTDEGREKAMDYINLLHASGMYEKQTAKIIPFRSIDIFENAVSAGTGNFLVDGPKETVRIDESILPEDTTFGVRISGDSMEPEFHNGQIAWVLQQESVANGEIGIFALNGEAYIKKLQNDKDGIFLISLNEKYAPIKVGENDRLDIFGKVLGKSDASAITGHCR, encoded by the coding sequence GAACTGGCAAAGGAAGGCATTACCATTTCCTATAAAGCCATATCCAACTGGGAGAGAAATCTTGCTGAACCAAGCGTTACCATATTTTACAAAGTGTGTAGAATCCTTGGTGTTACTAACATGTATGAGGCATATTTTGGAGTAAATCCTACTGATCCTTTCTCCTCACTTACTGATGAAGGCAGGGAAAAGGCTATGGATTATATCAATCTGCTCCACGCATCCGGAATGTATGAAAAGCAGACTGCTAAGATAATTCCATTCCGTAGCATTGATATTTTTGAAAATGCCGTATCAGCCGGAACCGGTAACTTCCTTGTAGACGGACCGAAAGAGACTGTACGCATAGATGAATCTATCCTGCCGGAAGATACTACTTTCGGTGTCCGCATTAGTGGTGACAGTATGGAACCAGAATTCCACAATGGTCAGATTGCATGGGTATTACAACAGGAATCTGTTGCTAATGGAGAAATCGGCATATTCGCTCTTAACGGAGAAGCCTATATTAAGAAATTACAAAACGATAAAGACGGAATTTTCCTTATCTCACTCAATGAAAAGTATGCACCTATCAAGGTCGGAGAAAACGACCGCTTAGACATATTTGGAAAAGTTCTTGGAAAATCTGATGCTTCTGCTATTACAGGACATTGTCGATAA
- a CDS encoding helix-turn-helix transcriptional regulator, translating into MDTLFCIIENKKISIELKEGIFMAVTNNIREIREQRGIYQDDLAAAIGYSTKTVGRIERGDSTPSAEFMLRISKYFNMLVEDVFHVED; encoded by the coding sequence TTGGACACATTATTTTGCATAATTGAAAATAAGAAAATATCTATAGAACTGAAAGAAGGGATTTTTATGGCGGTTACCAATAATATCAGAGAAATCCGAGAGCAGCGTGGCATTTACCAGGATGACCTTGCCGCTGCTATCGGATACAGCACCAAAACTGTCGGCAGGATAGAACGTGGGGACAGCACCCCATCTGCCGAGTTTATGCTGCGAATATCAAAGTACTTTAATATGCTGGTGGAAGATGTATTCCATGTGGAAGATTGA
- the ftsH gene encoding ATP-dependent zinc metalloprotease FtsH, whose product MKEVKTPKKPLAYYYGIVLIVLIVFNLVVTPILMEHQVKETDYGTFMSMIEKKNIGEVEVKDNQIIFTDKDQKNIYKTGLMNDPNLTDRLYECGAVFAKDIDKQMSPIISFLLTGVLPLILFIALGNYMAKKLMEHAGGKNSMAFGMGKSNAKIYVQSSEGIRFSDVAGEDEAKENLSEIVDYLHNPKKYTDVGASMPKGVLLVGPPGTGKTMLAKAVAGESNVPFFSMSGSEFVEMFVGMGASKVRDLFGQAKEKAPCIVFIDEIDAIGKKRDGQMGGNDEREQTLNQLLTEMDGFEGNNGVIILAATNRPESLDPALTRPGRFDRRVPVELPDLAGREAILKVHAKKIKASDDVDLHTIARMASGASGAELANIINEAALRAVRSGRTVVNESDLEESIEVVIAGYQKKNAVLSDQEKKVVAYHEIGHALVAALQSHSAPVQKITIIPRTSGALGYTMQVEQGDKYLMTKKELENKIATFTGGRAAEEIVFGEITTGASNDIEQATKIARAMITRYGMTDEFDMVAMENVTNQYLGGDTSLSCSADTQKEIDEKVVQLVKAEHEKARKILAENREKLDELAMYLYEKETITGDEFMDILDRK is encoded by the coding sequence TATGGAACTTTTATGAGCATGATCGAGAAGAAGAATATCGGTGAAGTAGAAGTTAAGGACAATCAGATCATCTTTACAGATAAAGATCAAAAAAATATTTATAAAACAGGTCTGATGAACGATCCGAACCTGACGGACAGGCTATATGAATGTGGAGCAGTATTCGCAAAAGATATCGATAAGCAGATGTCACCGATCATCAGCTTCCTGCTGACAGGGGTTTTGCCATTGATCCTTTTTATCGCACTGGGAAATTATATGGCGAAGAAACTGATGGAGCATGCCGGAGGAAAAAATTCGATGGCTTTTGGAATGGGAAAAAGCAATGCGAAGATTTATGTGCAATCCAGTGAGGGAATCCGTTTTTCAGACGTTGCAGGAGAAGATGAGGCGAAAGAAAACCTTTCAGAGATCGTTGATTATCTTCACAATCCGAAGAAGTATACCGATGTAGGTGCGTCTATGCCAAAAGGTGTCCTTCTTGTAGGACCTCCGGGAACCGGCAAAACAATGCTTGCAAAAGCAGTGGCGGGTGAATCAAATGTACCATTTTTCTCAATGTCCGGATCAGAATTTGTTGAGATGTTTGTCGGTATGGGAGCTTCCAAAGTTCGAGATCTTTTCGGACAGGCAAAGGAAAAGGCACCATGTATCGTGTTTATTGATGAAATTGATGCCATTGGTAAAAAGCGTGACGGACAAATGGGCGGAAATGATGAGAGGGAGCAGACCTTAAACCAGCTTCTTACAGAGATGGACGGATTTGAAGGAAATAATGGTGTCATCATTCTTGCTGCAACGAATCGTCCGGAGTCGTTAGATCCGGCACTTACACGTCCGGGACGTTTTGACAGACGTGTGCCGGTTGAACTGCCGGATCTTGCAGGCCGTGAAGCAATTTTAAAGGTTCATGCAAAGAAGATAAAAGCATCTGATGATGTTGATCTGCATACGATTGCACGTATGGCATCGGGTGCATCCGGTGCGGAGCTTGCCAATATCATAAATGAAGCAGCATTACGTGCTGTCCGTAGTGGAAGGACCGTTGTAAATGAATCTGATCTCGAAGAAAGTATAGAAGTGGTTATTGCAGGATATCAGAAGAAGAATGCGGTTCTTTCAGATCAAGAGAAGAAGGTTGTTGCATATCATGAGATAGGACACGCTCTGGTAGCTGCATTACAGAGTCATTCAGCTCCGGTCCAGAAGATTACGATCATCCCGCGTACCTCAGGTGCACTCGGCTACACTATGCAGGTTGAGCAGGGTGATAAATATCTGATGACGAAAAAAGAACTTGAGAATAAGATTGCTACATTTACAGGCGGACGTGCGGCAGAGGAGATCGTATTTGGTGAGATCACGACCGGAGCCTCCAATGATATCGAACAGGCAACAAAAATTGCAAGAGCGATGATCACCCGCTACGGCATGACAGATGAATTCGACATGGTGGCAATGGAAAACGTGACCAACCAGTATCTTGGCGGCGATACGTCTCTTTCCTGTTCTGCAGATACACAGAAGGAAATTGATGAAAAAGTCGTGCAGCTCGTAAAAGCAGAGCATGAAAAAGCAAGAAAAATCCTTGCTGAAAACAGGGAAAAACTGGACGAACTGGCTATGTACCTGTATGAGAAGGAAACAATTACAGGCGACGAATTTATGGATATTTTAGACAGAAAATAA